Genomic window (Deinococcus aquiradiocola):
CACTTGCCCGCCTGCTCCCCTGACCTTTCCCGCCCGGAGAGGAATCCGGCTCAGAGCGGCGCGTGCGGAGAGGGGTGTCTGCTCAGAGGGGGGTCTGGGCTTCGAGGTTCAGCACGGCCTGCGCGGTGATCTCGTCCACGATCAGGCGGCGCATCAGACCGCCGCGCAGGGCCGCGCGCAGGGCCGCGACCTTGCCGAGGCCGCTCACCACGCACAGCGATTCCGGGGCGCGCTGCACGAGGCGCAGGTCCGGGCCGCTCGCGCGGGCGTTCAGGGACAGGCCCTCGTGGCTGCCGTCCTCGCGGTAGAAGACGGTCGCGATGTCGCCCACGGCGCCCTCGGCGGCCAGGGCGTTCAGGTCGGCGGGTGCGAGGTACCCGGCGCTGTACACGTGGCTGGGCGTCTGCGCGGTGTGGCTGCCGACGGAGTACACGAGGATGTCGGCGCGCGCCTGCAGGTCGAGGACGTGCCGGACGCTGCGCTCGCGCCACATGGCCTGCTTGGTGGCGGGGTCGTCGAAGAAGGTCGGGACGGGAAAGAGCTGCGCGTGGGCGGAGTAGTTGCGGGCGAAGCGCAGGATGCTGTCGGTCACGAAGCCGCTCACGAAGTCGGCGGCGTTGGCGGAGCCGTTCAGCTGCACGAAGGTCAGGTCCGGCACGGTGCGCGGCACGAGCGCGTGACTGACGGCGTTCAGGGTGTTGCCCCACGCGAGGCCCACCAGCATGCCCGGCTGCAGCAGGTTGCTCAGGAGGCTGGCGGCGGCGGTGGCGGTGCGTTCCAGCCAGACGTCCTCGCCGCTGCCGAGCGGCACGCTGACCACTTGGGCGCGCAGGAAGGGGTAGATGGCCTGCAGGCGCGCTTCGAGGCCCTGTGCCTGCCCTTCGGGGTCGTGGATGCGGATCTCGACGAGGCCGCTGCGCCGCGCGTACGACAGCAGCCTGGACACCTTGGGGCGCGACAGGCCGAGTTCGGTGGCGATGGCGTCGGTGGTGAGGCCCTGCTCGTAGTACAGGCGGGCCACTTTTACGGCCTGGAGGCCCTGGTCTTCGGTCATCGG
Coding sequences:
- a CDS encoding sugar-binding transcriptional regulator, whose protein sequence is MTEDQGLQAVKVARLYYEQGLTTDAIATELGLSRPKVSRLLSYARRSGLVEIRIHDPEGQAQGLEARLQAIYPFLRAQVVSVPLGSGEDVWLERTATAAASLLSNLLQPGMLVGLAWGNTLNAVSHALVPRTVPDLTFVQLNGSANAADFVSGFVTDSILRFARNYSAHAQLFPVPTFFDDPATKQAMWRERSVRHVLDLQARADILVYSVGSHTAQTPSHVYSAGYLAPADLNALAAEGAVGDIATVFYREDGSHEGLSLNARASGPDLRLVQRAPESLCVVSGLGKVAALRAALRGGLMRRLIVDEITAQAVLNLEAQTPL